In one window of Meiothermus sp. DNA:
- a CDS encoding aspartate carbamoyltransferase catalytic subunit, with protein sequence MNETATSSFPKHLLDFQDWSRTQVESLLETAQMMQEVLARPVKKVPALTGFTVATVFFEPSTRTRISFELAARRMSADVVSFSGAVSSTTKGETYRDTLRTLEQMGIDAYILRTDAAGVPHQAHRWLHKPVINAGDGWRAHPTQALLDAFTLREKLGDLEGKKIAIVGDILHSRVARSNAELLPMLGAKVVACGPATLLPGSLTGTTLTTNLKEALAEADAVMALRLQKERMDKGLLPSLPEYIAGYQITEERLGWARPQAPLLHPGPMNRDVELEGTLADSPRSLVERQVANGQAVRMAVLYHVLVGKKS encoded by the coding sequence TCGACTTCCAGGACTGGAGCCGCACTCAGGTAGAAAGCCTGTTGGAAACTGCCCAGATGATGCAGGAGGTACTGGCCCGTCCGGTCAAGAAGGTGCCGGCCCTTACTGGTTTTACGGTGGCAACAGTCTTCTTCGAGCCTTCTACCCGCACCCGAATCTCCTTTGAACTGGCCGCCAGGCGTATGTCGGCCGATGTGGTTAGTTTTTCGGGCGCCGTGAGCTCCACCACCAAGGGTGAGACCTACCGGGACACCCTGCGGACGCTCGAGCAGATGGGCATCGATGCCTACATCCTACGCACCGACGCCGCCGGGGTGCCCCACCAGGCGCACCGCTGGCTGCACAAACCGGTCATCAACGCTGGGGATGGCTGGCGAGCCCACCCCACCCAGGCCCTGCTGGACGCTTTTACTCTGCGGGAGAAGCTGGGCGACCTCGAGGGCAAAAAAATCGCCATTGTGGGCGATATTCTGCACTCCCGCGTAGCCCGCTCCAACGCCGAACTGCTGCCCATGCTAGGGGCCAAGGTGGTGGCCTGTGGCCCGGCCACCTTGCTCCCCGGCAGCTTGACCGGAACCACCCTCACCACCAACCTGAAGGAGGCCCTGGCCGAGGCTGATGCGGTAATGGCCCTGCGGCTGCAGAAAGAGCGCATGGACAAGGGGCTGCTGCCCTCGCTACCGGAGTACATTGCAGGCTATCAGATTACCGAGGAACGCTTGGGCTGGGCAAGGCCGCAGGCCCCCCTGCTCCACCCCGGCCCCATGAACCGCGATGTGGAGCTCGAGGGCACCCTGGCCGACTCCCCCCGCAGCCTGGTGGAACGGCAGGTAGCCAACGGCCAGGCTGTGCGAATGGCCGTGCTGTACCACGTGCTGGTAGGCAAGAAAAGCTGA
- a CDS encoding dihydroorotase: MKGEILIKNAKLADGRGEHGSADVLIGEGRILSLAGGDASTVLDATGKVLSPGFFDPHAHLREPGQEVKEDLQSGLTAAAKGGYTDVVSMPNTSPVVDSAEIVRALKEKAAQIGRARLHPAAALTQGQEGKILSEARLLREAGAVMLTDDGRTNEDAGVLAQGLQYAASWGLLVSVHAEDAGLRRGGVMHEGKVSFRLGLPGNPAYAESARIARDLEVVRYVIQGPGMEALRSEKSLLHIQHLSTRRGLELIRQGKQDGLPISTEVGPHHLTLTDEHLESLNPIYKVAPPLRTQADLEALVEGLLDGSIDCVGTDHAPHTQDEKELDLLRAPFGIPNLEVAWPLLYTELVLKRGFPLPILIERFTDGPRRVLGFSPIHLTEGAEASLVLWQPNNPRPVEPSAFASKAKYSPWEGWTLQGWPVLTLVEGRRVFASELPL, from the coding sequence ATGAAGGGTGAAATCCTGATCAAAAACGCAAAACTGGCGGACGGGCGCGGTGAGCACGGCAGCGCCGACGTCCTGATTGGGGAAGGGCGCATTCTGTCGCTAGCGGGCGGCGATGCCTCAACGGTACTGGACGCAACCGGAAAGGTCTTGTCGCCGGGATTTTTCGACCCCCATGCACACCTGCGCGAGCCAGGACAGGAAGTGAAAGAAGACCTGCAAAGCGGCCTCACGGCGGCAGCCAAGGGAGGCTATACCGATGTGGTCTCGATGCCCAACACCTCGCCCGTGGTAGACAGTGCCGAGATTGTGCGGGCCCTCAAGGAAAAAGCTGCCCAGATTGGACGTGCCCGGCTCCACCCCGCTGCCGCCCTAACCCAGGGGCAGGAGGGTAAAATTCTGAGCGAGGCCCGGCTTTTGCGCGAGGCGGGGGCGGTTATGCTTACCGACGACGGGCGCACCAACGAAGACGCTGGGGTGCTGGCCCAGGGCCTCCAGTACGCCGCTTCGTGGGGGCTTCTGGTCTCGGTGCATGCCGAGGATGCCGGCCTGCGACGCGGCGGGGTCATGCACGAAGGGAAGGTTTCGTTTCGGCTGGGGCTACCGGGCAACCCGGCCTATGCCGAGAGCGCCCGTATTGCCCGCGACCTGGAGGTGGTGCGCTACGTGATACAGGGGCCGGGGATGGAGGCCCTGAGGTCGGAAAAAAGCCTGCTGCACATTCAGCACCTGAGCACCCGGCGCGGCCTCGAGCTGATTCGCCAGGGCAAGCAAGACGGCCTGCCCATCAGCACGGAGGTCGGGCCACATCACCTGACGCTAACCGATGAACATCTGGAAAGCCTCAACCCCATCTACAAAGTAGCCCCACCTTTGCGCACCCAGGCCGATCTGGAGGCCCTGGTGGAAGGGCTTCTGGACGGCAGCATTGACTGCGTCGGCACCGACCACGCCCCCCACACACAAGACGAAAAAGAGCTGGATCTGCTGCGGGCCCCTTTTGGCATTCCCAACCTCGAGGTAGCCTGGCCGCTTCTGTACACCGAGCTGGTGCTCAAGCGCGGGTTTCCGCTGCCCATCTTGATAGAACGCTTTACCGACGGCCCCAGGCGGGTACTGGGGTTTTCCCCCATTCACCTGACCGAGGGGGCCGAGGCCAGCCTGGTGCTGTGGCAGCCCAACAACCCACGCCCGGTGGAGCCTTCTGCCTTTGCCTCTAAGGCCAAATATAGTCCATGGGAGGGCTGGACGTTGCAGGGCTGGCCGGTGCTTACCCTGGTCGAGGGCCGAAGGGTGTTTGCTTCAGAGCTGCCCCTCTAA
- a CDS encoding response regulator transcription factor: MERILVVEDDPQLARLVTSTLEREGFSTLLAINGLDAVQMAPQADLMVLDLGLPGLGGLEVIRELRAADWSLPILVASAQGSEDLRVRALELGADDYLTKPMSLREMVARVRALLRRARPEEEVCVGDLRIVLKRRQAYRANQLLDLSPTELDLLLTLAQNPGEVWSRERLLQRVWGAERGSAVDERVVDSYVALLRRKLGDDPKAPRYVETVFGQGYRLVDRPKG, from the coding sequence ATGGAACGTATATTGGTCGTGGAAGACGATCCCCAATTGGCGCGTCTGGTCACATCGACCCTCGAGCGCGAGGGCTTCTCCACTTTGCTGGCCATCAACGGCCTGGATGCTGTGCAGATGGCACCGCAAGCCGACCTGATGGTACTCGACCTGGGTCTACCGGGACTGGGGGGCCTCGAGGTAATACGCGAGTTGCGTGCGGCCGACTGGAGCCTGCCCATCCTGGTAGCCAGCGCCCAGGGTTCGGAAGACTTGCGCGTGCGGGCCTTGGAGCTCGGCGCCGACGATTACCTCACCAAGCCCATGAGCCTGCGGGAGATGGTCGCGCGGGTACGGGCCTTGTTGAGACGCGCGCGACCAGAAGAGGAAGTTTGCGTCGGCGATCTGCGCATTGTGCTCAAGCGACGCCAGGCCTACAGGGCCAACCAACTGCTGGATTTATCCCCCACCGAACTCGATTTGCTGCTAACGCTAGCCCAGAACCCCGGCGAGGTCTGGAGCCGGGAGCGCTTGTTGCAGCGGGTCTGGGGCGCCGAGCGTGGCAGCGCGGTAGATGAGCGGGTCGTGGATAGCTATGTGGCCCTGCTGCGGCGCAAGCTGGGCGACGACCCCAAAGCCCCGCGCTATGTCGAAACCGTTTTTGGCCAGGGGTACCGGCTGGTGGATAGACCCAAAGGATAG
- a CDS encoding S-layer family protein, translated as MNKLFALLVAALVLFGAVMAQQTPAGTNISNQASASYIDSAGQARTTTSNQVITVVQQVYSFSITPDGTQAAPGQTRNALPGAPVYFSYTVNNTGNGSDTINLTTVQDTGDNFDLGSTTIYLDANCNGTIDPGENTPITSVNLTRQGTPGASACVIVAGTIPASATNGQFGNLNLSGTSAGSPSVTDTNNWARATATTAAALTATKSASPAGSVSPGSSITYTISGSNVGGSAASGVSVSGLTGTGILVADAIPNGLTVSTAPTGSAGAGTVQIVYSTNGGATWSTTSPLPLTGDTTGTNRVGMFISGSGAFFPQTASYTFSFQATVPTASPAGTAYTNSATVQYSNGTANQTTTSNTTTSTTASRFSVAIGGTGATAVDGADTQTLASAFSGSTISFSSTLQNTGNASDSFTLSLGPSTIGVCTLFQSDGVTPLSGPVGPLAANATYPVVVRCAIPASQTTGGSVTLTATSVNNPSGNVATLLDGVDATTLAVTSVVSGYAVDAAHNTNGAAGGEAGDPTNDSRPGYNPAVNPGGSALFPFEVSNTGQNPDTYTFSASLPMGWTAVFYPDSDCNGSMDTPTPTPVSGTGLLNNGSTTCYIAAVQVPAGTAPVDATPGTSDNVQFTITSTTLGSVSDTLRGAVDVNLVAQVTLSPDRTGTLTTPGTLTYTHTLINNSNQSGVCSITGDGGSFGWTYQYSLDGSTWAASLSGVSVAANGGSQTLYVRVLTPAGQPIGRTDVNTATATCTVGSATASDSASETTTVVGGDLRLTKSGVSYVGNTSTVRDPNAATALPGDVIEYTVVATNIGTGNLQQVVITDPLPSYTNFVSVSATIGGFSGGTVLYSTNGTTWSATAPTTLSAGSSIYVAVDTNGDNNITSTDLMPPAATITLSFRVQVQ; from the coding sequence ATGAACAAACTCTTCGCCCTGTTGGTTGCAGCGCTGGTGCTGTTTGGGGCTGTAATGGCCCAGCAGACCCCGGCTGGAACCAACATCTCCAACCAGGCCTCGGCCAGCTATATTGACTCGGCCGGTCAGGCCCGCACCACCACCTCGAACCAGGTCATCACCGTGGTGCAGCAGGTCTATAGCTTCAGCATCACCCCGGACGGCACCCAGGCCGCCCCAGGCCAGACCCGCAACGCCCTCCCAGGCGCACCCGTCTATTTCAGCTACACGGTCAACAATACCGGTAACGGCTCTGATACCATCAACCTGACCACCGTGCAAGATACCGGGGATAACTTCGACCTGGGCAGCACGACCATCTACCTCGATGCTAATTGCAACGGCACCATTGACCCCGGCGAGAACACCCCCATCACCAGTGTGAACCTGACCCGCCAGGGAACCCCAGGGGCCAGCGCATGTGTGATTGTGGCCGGAACCATCCCGGCCTCGGCCACCAACGGCCAGTTTGGCAATCTCAACCTGAGCGGCACCTCGGCCGGCAGCCCCAGCGTGACCGACACCAACAACTGGGCCCGGGCTACCGCCACCACCGCCGCCGCCCTCACCGCCACCAAGTCGGCCAGCCCTGCCGGTAGTGTGAGCCCCGGCAGCAGCATCACCTACACCATCAGCGGTTCGAATGTGGGCGGTAGTGCGGCCAGCGGCGTGAGCGTGAGCGGTCTTACTGGCACCGGTATTCTTGTTGCAGATGCCATCCCCAACGGCCTGACCGTATCCACCGCACCCACCGGCAGTGCAGGCGCTGGCACGGTGCAGATCGTCTACTCTACCAACGGAGGCGCGACCTGGAGCACCACCTCGCCGCTGCCCCTGACCGGCGACACCACCGGAACCAACCGGGTAGGCATGTTCATCAGCGGCAGCGGGGCCTTCTTCCCCCAGACCGCCTCCTACACCTTTAGCTTCCAGGCCACCGTACCGACTGCCTCGCCCGCCGGAACCGCCTACACAAACAGCGCAACTGTGCAATACAGCAACGGCACGGCCAACCAGACCACCACCTCCAACACCACTACCAGCACCACCGCCAGCCGCTTTAGCGTGGCCATTGGCGGCACCGGCGCTACAGCGGTGGATGGGGCCGATACCCAGACCCTGGCCTCGGCCTTCTCGGGTAGCACCATCAGCTTTAGCTCCACTTTGCAAAACACCGGCAATGCCTCGGATAGCTTTACCCTGAGCCTGGGCCCCAGCACCATTGGGGTCTGCACCCTGTTCCAGTCCGACGGCGTAACACCGCTTTCGGGCCCGGTAGGCCCCCTGGCCGCAAATGCAACCTACCCGGTGGTGGTACGCTGCGCCATCCCGGCCAGCCAGACTACCGGCGGCAGCGTGACCCTGACCGCCACCTCGGTCAATAACCCCAGCGGTAACGTGGCGACACTCCTGGACGGCGTGGATGCAACTACGCTGGCCGTTACCTCGGTGGTCTCGGGCTACGCTGTGGACGCCGCCCACAACACCAACGGCGCCGCGGGCGGCGAAGCCGGCGACCCCACCAACGATAGCCGCCCAGGCTACAACCCGGCCGTGAACCCTGGTGGCAGCGCCCTCTTCCCCTTCGAGGTGAGCAACACTGGCCAGAACCCTGATACCTACACCTTCTCGGCCTCGCTGCCCATGGGCTGGACGGCGGTCTTCTACCCCGATAGCGACTGCAACGGCAGCATGGACACCCCCACCCCCACCCCGGTGAGCGGCACAGGCCTCCTGAACAATGGCAGCACCACCTGTTACATTGCTGCGGTACAGGTACCTGCCGGTACAGCCCCCGTAGACGCCACCCCTGGCACCAGCGACAACGTGCAGTTCACCATCACCAGCACCACCCTGGGCAGCGTAAGCGATACCCTCCGCGGTGCGGTAGATGTGAACCTGGTGGCCCAGGTCACCCTGAGCCCCGACCGCACCGGAACCCTCACCACCCCCGGTACTCTCACCTATACCCACACCTTGATCAACAACTCCAACCAGAGCGGGGTGTGCAGCATCACAGGGGACGGCGGCAGCTTTGGCTGGACCTACCAGTACTCGCTGGATGGCAGCACCTGGGCGGCCAGCCTGAGCGGAGTCTCGGTAGCGGCCAACGGCGGCAGCCAGACCTTGTACGTGCGGGTACTCACCCCCGCCGGACAGCCCATCGGGCGTACCGACGTCAATACCGCGACCGCAACCTGCACGGTAGGCAGCGCCACAGCCAGCGATAGTGCCAGCGAGACCACCACCGTGGTTGGCGGCGACCTGCGCCTGACCAAGAGCGGCGTGAGCTATGTGGGCAACACCTCCACTGTGCGCGACCCCAATGCCGCCACGGCCTTGCCCGGCGACGTGATTGAGTACACCGTGGTGGCTACCAATATCGGGACGGGCAATCTCCAGCAGGTGGTGATTACCGACCCGCTGCCGTCGTATACCAACTTCGTCAGCGTGAGCGCCACCATCGGCGGCTTCAGCGGCGGTACGGTGCTTTACTCCACCAACGGCACCACCTGGAGTGCTACCGCCCCGACCACCCTTAGCGCGGGCAGCTCGATCTACGTGGCGGTGGACACCAACGGCGACAACAACATTACTAGCACCGACCTAATGCCGCCTGCGGCCACCATCACCCTCTCCTTCCGGGTGCAGGTGCAGTAA